The segment TGAGCTGAAGAAACATCTTTACTGCAAGCAGGTACAGAGATCCACACATTCCCAGTCGAGTGCAAACTGTTTCATTTGCAATGTCAGTCTGGCTGGCTGACAAGTTCGGGAGTTGCAGGCTTTGCTGGGGCAGAGGATAGGTCGATCTCCTCCTACTTCACTTTCCCTAGTGTAACAAGGGATGGTGTTTCCCTACAAAGGCAGCCATGACCCAtcaattaataaaatcacagtgATTTGCAGCTGCAAGATGCCAGCTAAAGTGACAGTGCAGTTTCCCTTCAGAGCACAACCTGTGCCAAATTTTGCATTTACATTACATTTATAAAGCTGAAGTTGCTGTAATCAGCTTATGTCAGTGCACATTGTTTGCCCTTTCCTTGGATGAGTCCCTGATGCTGGAACAGTCAGCTTTGCCAATCATTTTTGTAGCAACAGTGTAAATGTTCTGTGCTTGGCGTGGAGCCACGGTGAGTCAGGCttggctctgggcactgcctggagagaggctgGGAGAGATGATGGGTCTGAAGTCCAAGGGAGAGGATATTGGcactggcagccccaggagaggTCCTGAGCCTCATGTGCAGTGCAGCCTGGAATGCTGTACAATGCAGATGCAACCTGGAAATAAGCAATAATTGCAAAAAGGCTGGTGGGTCCTGGATGCTGAGGATGGGGTAAGTAGAGCTGCCTGTACTGCACCTGGTTTTGTGTCCATGGGTGGCAGGAGGTTGCTGTTACTGCACAGAGGGGGCTGTGTGCCCATGGAAAGGGCTTTTGTGTGCCTGCTCCTGAGGCCCTGAGGAACTCAGTTCCTTGGTGCACTAAGATAAAAGCAAATCTGTCAGAgaaataaattggaaaaaatactGGCAGCTGGAGTTCTGGTCACTTTTTAGTTCTTGCTCTTGAATTTTCAGTATCTTTCATGCATCTGTCTTTAACTCTACCAAAACCCACATGGCACCAGGTAGCTCATTGCTGGAAAAGCACTGGTGGCAGTCACTAGGCAGTTTCATGCTGTGTGAAGCTTCCTGAGGAGAACAATTAGACAAATGTTAATgattttccagcctctccagttcttttccttttgtcacACATGGAGGTTATAACTAGAGACAGTATTGATCAGGGCAGCTGTTGACACTCTTACTTCCCTCTCTGCTGATGAGGTGTCAGTCTTCATTCTGAGGAGGGAGAGGCCAGCTTGTGTTGTGTCCTGGACAAAaggtcacagcagctgctcagatATTTGCAATAAATCAGGAGGATGAAAGCTTTTCTTTGGTCTTATTTCACTGGGACAGTTTAACCATTCTTGATATTAAACTTCTGCATGGGTTTGTGTTGGTGGATCACGGGGAGCTCAGAAGTTAAAGGGCAGCTGATTCCTTCAGGGCTGAGATCAACTGGCTGCATTGTGCTGGTCTCAGCAGAGAGGGAACAGAGGCTTGTCAGAGCCACAGGAAGGCAGTCCTtgccctctgctgctctgagctgcttgGACAAGTCCCAAGCACTGGCCGTTTCCAGCTGCACATGACAATAGATTGTCAATGGGAATTTGTTTTCGAGTTCTCTGGCCCTCGGTAGTAAACAGTGGAAGAACACTGGCTGCAGGGACCTCCTGTCTGATGGCACAGGGGAACTGGTAGGGACAGCAGAACACGCTTCCCAGCTGCTTCAGATCTTCCTGTCGATCTTGCCTTTCTGGAAAGATTCTCTCCAGCAAGCTTCAGGCAAAATCTGCAAGAGGGACTTGTTCTGGAGGTGAGGCCGATTCATCTCCTAAGCAGACACAGGACAGCTTCCTCCCACCTGCATTCCCTTTGCCAGGACCTCCCAGCCAGGGAGACAATACTCTGCACTCAGTGGCCCATTTCAGCCTTGACTTCTCACCTTACTCAACTCCAAAGGTGGGAACTGTGAATTGTGGAGCTCCTCCTTTATCAAAGTTGAAGACCCTCCATTTTTGTTGATTGGACCACGTGCACCTCAATGGAGCTATTGTGGCACTATTGAGAAGTCACAGTTTCATTTCTTGTGACCTTAACTCCATGATTGGAGAGATTTTGTAGTATAATTTTTATGATTGCTGAGGTTTTGGGGGTTACCTTTTAGAGTGAGTAAGCTGACGAATGGGAGTTAAACTCTTCTGTCTTTTACTGATACTATAGgaatgaagaaagagaaagcagcagaggctTTAGAGAAGCAGAGAACTGAGACAAGTGTCCTGCTATTTGCAGCTGCAGGATAAAGATCAGAAACGGAATATGGTTAAGGACATTCTGCAACAACTTCTCCAGCAAtggctgctcagctgtggtGCAGAGAATAACTACCTCCACAGCAGTGTtctcagagccagcaggaacAGACTTACCAATAAGACATAGGTTTTATatcaaaaataaacatttcaatACAATTTCCTGCATCTGTGGAAGTATTTAGAAAAGTTTAGGTTTGCTTATAATGTGATTTGACACTTGAAAGTGAAATGTCACTGTTAGTCTTCAAGCTAACTTTTTGATAAGCCCCTCAAGGCCTCAGTAAGCAAGTCTTTATATCAGAGCAGTCAAATGGTTTCAAATCAGAAAACAGACAGGGATGGCTTCCCCCAGTTGTCTGCCTCACCCGTCCTTTATCCTGTTCCAGAAATGAAGAAGGGCAGAAGCACCTTGCCTTTTTCCAGTTTAGTCACTCTTTGTGAAAGATTCGGGATGGTGAGGGTGAGCTGGATATAGAGGTGTCAGGCACAATCACAATCCTTGCCTTTACACAGCGCTCAGAGGGATCCCAGACCAGTCTGTGTGTTTCCTTCTCATTTCTGATCCCCTTCATGCTCTAGCTCAAGGACTTGCATGAAGCTTCTGGCTTGGCACTGCAGAGAAACACCGAGCTCGAAAATGAAACTTAACTTGGAATGTTGGCAAAGAGAATGACAGGCAGAAGATGTGGGGCCACAGATCCCACTGGTGCCATTCAAAGGATTATGCTGACAGTAAATGTTCTGCTGGTTTATCCAACCCACCCTGAAGGAAACCAAGCAACGTGGCTTCTACCACTTCCCTTTCCGAGGGCCTTTGTCAGCCAGATAACCCTGCAGTGAGGAAACATTTTGCTGTGTAGCCTCATTTCCAAGCACATCACACTAACTGGTTCCCACAGTATCCCCTTGGAGTGGAATACCAAGGAATTAAGGGCACACTGCCAGAAAGGCCAAACTGCTGTGGGTCCTTTTGAGGTCAGCAGGTGATAGGCTGTAAATACAACAAGCATCCTGCTGGTGTGTCAGCTCTGTGGCACACTTGCAGTTTCTCAAtgcatttttttgcctttctctgcttATAGCTATCCTGATGGCCCCATAAATTCATCCCAGGACTTCATCTGAGGGAAGGATCTCCAGCATCAAAAGCTTCCTTCTGCTCTTCCCCTTCCCACAATTTCCCTCAAGATGGCATCTGATAGTCCTGAGTCGCTGATGACCTTGTGCACCGATTACTGCCTTCGCAACCTGGAGGGGACTCTCTGCTACCTGCTGGACAACGAAACGCTCCGGCTCCACCCCGACATCTTCCTGCCCAGCGAGATCTGTGACAAACTTGTCAACGAGTATGTTTCAGGCCTGgtttgggaaggagctgggagctcacaGAAGGGAGAGTGTAGTTCTCCAAAAAGAATTGTGGGAAAGAATTCATAGGGCTGTGTTTTTCCAATTGATCATATTGGCAAATAAGGGTTTGCATGAACTTCAGAAGGAAAGGTTCCCTTTTGTACTGCTATCATTCTAATTTCTCTGGTAATCACCCTTTCCAACTTAGAGCTCAACAAGCTGTAAAAAGGGAAATGAGTAGACCCAGAGTGAAACAGGCACTGCTTCTTCCTAGAATGTCAGTGAGCAGCAAGGAAGCCTTCCCGTTTCCTATCACTGAAACATTACAACACTGTCCAAACAGAGAAATAAGAGTGCAAAGTGCTAACAGATGTTAAATTTTAAGGCTGCTGCTCCCATAGTTTTATGAAGCGACCTGTTTCCAGGGATTTATGTAATTTGGCTGTCACAGTCTCTCTTGGCTGAACTTGTGCCCACAAAGTCTGGCAGAGAATTTGGCCAGctaattttatgaaaaatgaaaaaaaaaaaatcaaattactgAGTTTAAACAGCTAGGGAAAAAACTCCTGGAGTCTGTGCTTGCCAGACAGtttgctcacacacacacacaaagtcTTGCATGAATCTTTACCCAAGATTTTCCATGGGATTGTTGGTTCTGTGCCAGAAGAGGTGAGTGAGCTCCTTTGTACCAAAAGCTGATCTGGGTGATATGGGGGAGTGGGTGTGGAGGGGACTGTGTGTGTTTACAACTCTGTCACACTTCTTTGCCACCAGTGCTggtgccagagctgtggctgagccTATGCTGTGCTAACACCATTGCCCCACACAGGTATGTGGAGCTGGTGAAGACAGACAGCATCTTTGAACCCCATGAAAGCTTCTTCACCCTCTTCTCAGACCCACGGAGCACCAGGCTAGCTCGGATCCACCTGCGGGAGCACATTGTGCAGGACCAGGACCTGGAGGCCATCAGGAAACAGGTGGGGCTGCACTGACAGCTGCCTCATCACATATCAGCGTCGCAGCACGAGCACCAGCTAGAATTCCAGACACCCAGAGATTCCTGAGGCTCCATCCTTTGCTGCCCAAGCTTTCCTTGGACTAGCCTCAGCTCCCAAAGCCACTGCTGGGAATGGTATGGGACACTGGTCAAGTTGGGTGATAGATGGTTTCAGGCTGTCCCAGTGAGAGGTGTGGAGCAAACAGGGTGGGCACTTCACCTGTGAAAAACCTCAAAccttaatttcccttttttcaggATCTTATTGAGCTGTACCTGACTAACTGTGAGAAGCTGACAGCCAAGAGCCTGCAAACCTTGGTAAGCTTCAGCCACACACTGATCTCCTTGAGCCTCTTTGGCTGCTGCAATATCTTCTACGAGGAGGAGAATCCCGGGGGCTGTGAGGACGACTGCCTGGTGAACCCCACTCGCCAGGTCTTGGTCAAGGACTTTACTTTTGAGGGCTTCAGCCGCCTGCGCATCCTGAACCTGGGCCGCCTGATCGAGGGGGTGAACGTGGAGACGCTGCTGCGGCCCTTGGCCTCCCTTGCAGCTCTCGACCTTTCTGGGATCCAGCTGAATGATGTGGGATTCCTGACCCAGTGGAAGGACAGTCTGGTTTCCTTAGTGCTTTACAACATGGACCTTTCAGAGGAGCACATCCAAGTGATCGCACAGCTTCGCAAGCTCAGGTCAGCAGATCTGTTCTTCCTTCTTTATCTTTCTCCAGCTGATAGGGAAAGGTCTTTCAGGAATGGTCTTCTTGCCTGCTATGAGAGGCACCCACTGCTGGCTTCAGCTTATAAACCTTCCTATGAACAAGCTCACTCATTGTAGATATCTATCCATCACTGTACATATCTGACATGTCTAAAGCCAGCCTGAATTTTGCTTGTAAGAAGACACCACTTAGCAGAAACTTTccattgaaaacaaaaaacaacccaaatgTGACCCCATCACCCCCACTTGGTGTGCAACAGGCAGAAGACACTTTTGTGAGTGTTGGCTCCAGTCTTAGGTAGGAGCCAGCAAAGTGTCTCTGTTCTGTAAGGAACCCCACCTGCACACAATGGCTGGTCAGTTTGTCTCGCCACTCCCTTAGCAGCAAGATTTCCTCAAAGCTTAAGCATTTAAATACCTGAAAGAAATTAGGATAATGTAATAGCCTGGGGTGGAAAAATTATGAGATTGGGGAAGCAGACAAAAACCTGTGTAACTTAATTTGCGGGATGAGGCAAGATAAATCTGGGGATGCACCGACCTTCTGGTGCATCTTAATCTCCAGGTAGAAATGCTCAGGTGGCTGCTGTGATGGAGTCTGGAAAAGGCAGTTTCTGAGCCTGGAGCAATTTCCTTTGTGATGTGTGGCTAGATGATTCACTGTGGTCCATTCCAAGTAGCCCTCTACCAGATACCTGTGTACTTTCGTTGGACACAGGGCcaactgctgctgccagagcctaCAGAACCACATTCCTGTATATTGGGAAGgaaataatgataaataataaTCACACTTGGCTCTGGTAAGGAGGCAGAAGCCCCAGCTAATGCTTTCCAGGCTGAGGGATGCTCTCTATTACTTGCAGGCACCTGGATATCTCCCGAGACCATCTGTCCAGTTATTACAAGTTCAAGCTGACCCGGCGGGTTCTAAACTTGTTTGTGGAAAACCTGGTGAACCTCAGTTCACTCGACATCTCAGGGCACACCATGCTGGAGAACTGCACTATCCCCAGCATGGAGGAGAAGATGGGCCAGACAAGGTAAGGGAGCAGCAGTTACTGAGGTCTGCTTGGATGGATAGGTCAGTCAAAGATGGCTTAAGAACAGTTCCCTCTTCTGAGTTCCCAAATTCTGTAGGTCTAGTCAGTACTAAAAAGCAGGATACAACTCTTGCCAGGTTCCCCTGACAGTAGAGACTGGTGTGAGAATCAGCTGCAATTGCTGTATGCAACACATGTAAGGACTTGTAAGAGTAATAAAGAATTCATCCCATCTGCCTGCCATGTATATCTGAGACATTTCAGTTCTTTTCCACATAGATTTTCCCAGGGAtctcctgcaggatttttttttctgaaaggacTCCAAAGCCTTTTACACATTTCCTGCACAAAATACTCTTACCCTTGTGGAAATCCAGGCTCTTCTGACAAAACATTTATACACTAAGTCAATACATCAGCATTCATAGGAGGGCTGAGTGTTTTAGGAAGTTGGAATCTAAAGGCCTCTTTTCACATTTGACCTGGATACTGGGCAGATCAATCCTTGAAAATCCTGGTGCCCCTCAGTAGAGGCATTCCTAGAGGTCTGGTTTTCCACACCAGCCAAGAGCTCTGCCCTCCTATTAAACATTTGCTGAACAGAAGCAAAGAAGTGAGACTGGCTCCTTTTCACCAGAGCTGGTGAAAATGCACTGGCTCTTGGTCAATAAGGAACATGGCAGCAAAAACAGTCTTCTTGCATGCTCACAGAAGCAGACTTAGCCTATCACATTACAAATACATTGGATGAGTGAAATCCACAGCCCTTTAAGAGGAAATTTTCACCCTCACTAGTGAATTTCCTGGGAAAGCTGCATCCTATCTACAGTAATTCTTATTGCTGGTTCTATTCAGCATGTTCACTTTTCATTCAGGATCACCTGGGATGAATATTTAGTTATGTTCATAAGCAGCTGCCTTGTGTAAAATGAAGTGCAGCTTTTACCACTCTGGGTGTGAAGCAGAGTGAATGGAGGGCTGACAGCCATCTCTGTGGCAGGAGACACCTGAAGAAACATGGTACCAACATGAGCAATCTCTTGTTTTTTCACCCCAGCATTGAGccagcaaagagcagcattGCTCCTTTCCGGGGTCTGAAACGACCACTGCAGTTCTTGGGACTTTTTGAAACATCCCTCTGTCGCCTGACCCATATTCCAGCCTACAAGGTAAGGAGGCTGCAGGAATATTGGCAGTAGGAACTTGTTAGGATCTGAAAGAACATGAGAACCCTGGATGTCAGTAGAGTGGAGTTCTTTGGGTCTTGGGTGACAATTGAGCTGTGACCTTCCAATAACTACTTCGTAATGCAAGAAAACTGCCAGAAAGCAAGACCTGTACCCCATATAGTTTTTATAAGTGTTGAAAACATGCCCCTTGGAGAAAAGCATGGAGAAATCATCCTGCCTGAAAGTTGTCTGTGACTACAGAAAAAGATTTAAGATAGTAGGAGTCCTATTTTTGAATAGCATCCTCCTGCCCCAAAGGTGCCCTTTCTCAGCTCTCTGGACTGAAAAGTGACTCAACCTCTATCTCATCCTGGGCTGAATCTACTctcagggcagaggggaggtATACCCTTTAACCTTTCAGAGTTTCCTTCTCATGTTGGTTTTCCTCCTTCATAATTTCTCCCCTGACTCCTTTTGCTCTTCCACGCCAGGTGAGTGGAGACAAGAATGAAGAGCAAGTCCTGAATGCTATCGAGGCTTACACTGAGCACCGGCCAGAAATCACCTCCCGAGCCATCAACCTGCTTTTCGACATTGCCCGCATCGAGCgctgcagccagctgctgaGAGCCCTCCAGGTGAGCCTTGCCCTCACCCTGACAAGGGGAATTTTGCACTCCCAgtctttttttccatcctgGGACACTGTATCAGGCCATACCAGAAAAAGTTCCAGTAGCACAGTGGAACTGGGTACTTTCATTTCCTAAGCACATTTCTGCAATGCCTGGGCCACGCATTCCTTGCAGGCTTCTAACAGTCACTCCAAGAATTAGCAGCAAATCTGTGGCACTGAAAATCCATGTTGCTTCTCTGCAGCTGGTCATCACAGCCCTCAAGTGCCACAAGGATGACAAAAACATCCAGGTGACAGGCAGCGCCGCGCTGTTCTACTTGACCAACTCCGAGTACCGCATGGAGCAAAGCGTGAAGCTGCGGCGCCAGGTCATCCAGGTGGTGCTGAACGGCATGGAGTCCTACCAGGAGGTCACAGTAAGAGCAGCCCAGGCACCTTGGGTTCCCACAGTCCTCTTTCCCTGTATCAGTTCTTTAACCTGGTGTCAGCATTTGGGTTTCCTCCTGGGTTTAACTCCTGCAGGGAGttaaagaaagcagagaagttACTGCCCAGATCTGCTCCTGGTCTCCACTCAGCAGTAGGGATTACATGTGGGATGCTCCTTTTTATCCATTAACAATGGTTAAAGGGTGTATGTGACACACAGATACCCAGCACTGACCGTGGGGTGAAATGGCTATGGGTAAAGGGGATGTTGAGTCAATGGAAAGAAACATCTCAGATCTCCATACTGGAAGTCAGCTGTATAGAGAGCCAATAGGCAGTAAGGAACTGGCTTGGAAAGCAATGGGCCCTGGATAATTGGGTGGCCTTGTGAGACTGGAGTGACAGCATGGAGCCTTCATCAGAGGTTAACAGAAATCTCAGTAGTTGTAGTCAGGCAAGAAGATGCTTTCAGTACCAAGCAGCAAGGAACCAAGAGATGGTGGGGTCTGTGTTTTGTAGCCACTTGGCCCAGTGTTTGCTTCCTTTTGATCAGGTGCAGCGGAACTGCTGCCTGACACTGTGTAACTTCAGCATTCCCGAGGAGCTGGAGTTCCAGTACCGCCGAGTGAACgagctgctgctgaacattCTCAACCAGAGCCGGCAGGACGAGTCCATCCAGCGCATCGCTGTGCACCTCTGCAACGCCCTGGTCTGCCAGGTGGACAATGACCACAAAGAAGCTGTGGGCAAGATGGGGTTTGTCATGGTTGGTATGATCCCAAGGTGTCTCCTTACCCATAACCCAGGCTGGGACAGTTCCGTTACAGCTGTTCATCAAATATCTCCAGCCATGATCCAACCTCGCAGTATCACAGGAGGGAATCAGTGTCCCAGCAATGCTGACCTCTCCTGGAACCCACCCTTTTACTTGCTTACCAGTACTGGAAGTTATGATCTCAGAGACAGGCTGGTGTGAGGGCAGGAAGGCACTGTAACCTAACATCTGACCTCAGCACATTGGATTATTTCTAGATCTAGTACTACCTTGTGACTgtctctttctgcttctccccaAGTTTGCATCAATTTCCCATCTCAACCCATATCCCCCACCTTTTCCAAGAACTGCAAAGGCTGTTGCTTTGGCACAGTTACGCCACATCCCAGACCTTGTCATACAGCTCAAAACTGACCCAACTGCAAACTCAACAGCTCAGGGACTGGGGCATAGTTCAGCTCTGTGAATACTCGCAACTTGGAACATGACCCAGTCCCACTGGTTTAGAGAAAGATAGATCAAGGAGGTTCTCTGCAAAAGAGAATTCTCAAAATTGGCCATAACTGCTGTGATACTGCAAGGCTGTTTAAGTTTTAACTCCATGATTTTTGAACTGTTTCTCACTTTTCCCCACAGACAATGCTAAAGCTGATTCAGAAGAAGTTGGCTGATAAAACGGTGAGTGTTTCCCAAAAAACCCATATACATATTTTCTCTTCAGTCTGACTTAGTCATGGAGATCAGCCCATAGTGCCAGCTCAGCTTCTCTAACAAATACAAGACATCTCAGCTGATGCTGCAGAATTTCCTGTCCCAGGGTAAGGGCAGGGGAATATGACAGGGagacaaaaatattaaacaaaaaacctaCTTGCTGATAAGTTGAAAGTGAACAACAAAGTTTTCTTACCTCTGAAGTCATCTAGGGTGCTGCCAGAGAGGAAACAGATGGTTTGCACCAGGCTCCTGCATTAGCAAAGCTCTGATTCTGTCCCTTTCCCCATAGTGTGATCAGGTGATGGAGTTCTCCTGGAGTGCCCTGTGGAATATCACTGATGAGACCCCAGATAACTGCGAGATGTTCCTTAACTACAGTGGCATGAAACTGTTCTTGGAGTGCCTGAAAGTAAGTGTCTGGTTGTCTGTGGAGAGATACTGATaggagcagtggagatgcaGCTGTCTGGGCAGgatccctggctctgctcctctccaagCATTACTTCCTACATTTCACAAACAGGAAAGTAAAAGTTGGTGttagttctttttttctcacatcATTCTAGCCAGCCAGTAGAACAGAGAAACTTACAGTGAATACATCTTCCCCTTTACCCATCTTTGCTCTGCCCCCtcaagcagagcagcagtgaacAGCAGTGAACATCCTCCCTTTTCACACATACCTTTAGCACCATTTGGCACCTGCCAAGGAGCCATTGCTGACTACCCAAAAATACTGAGCTTTTCTAGATGTGCTGTACAGCCTTTCCCAGAGTTGCTTGTTCTCAGCATCTCCAGAGTCCCACCTGTATATAATCTTGTTCCTTGCCTGGCCAGGAGTTCCCAGAGAAACAGGAGCTGCACCGCAACATGCTGGGCCTCCTGGGCAATGTGGCAGAAGTGAAGGAGCTCCGCCCGCAGCTCATGACCTCCCAGTTCATCAGTGTGTTCAGGTGAGTGCATGGCTGGTGACCAGCTGGGCTCTGATCTCTTCTCCTGAACCACCTGGAGACTTGTGAACCTTTACTGCATCAGCGGCTCTAAGTGATCTCTGCTCTCTTGGCAGCAACCTGCTGGAGAGCAAAGCTGATGGGATTGAGGTGTCATATAATGCCTGTGGAGTGCTCTCCCATATCATGTTTGATGGTCCAGAGGCCTGGGGGATCTGTGAGCCTCACAGAGAGGAAGTTGTGAAGAGGATGTGGGCAGCCATCCAGAGCTGGGATATCAACTCCAGGAGAAATATCAATTACAGGTGAGGAATGGAAAAGATTGGCCCACTCACATGGGAGCCAGGATTGTCACAAGAAGGAAAGACCaacagagagaaaggaagagagagagccCAGCATGGAGGCTCTGTTCAGAGTGAAGGAGAAACATCCTCAGGGACATATTCTTTAGTGAGGGTTTTACATCTTCCTTTGAAACATGTTACATAAGATGCTGAAATTAGACACCTTACCTGACAATTCCTATGGGAGAAGTCTGGCAGCCCAGCAGAATCTCTCCTacatatttcttctgaaattgaGTAGTTCAGGAAAACCATGGTCTGTCTGGGACTGCTTAAGCATTTTCCTTTGATACTGCTGTCCTTTGCAGTCTGTCCTCTTAAGTCTGTTTGCTTCCCAAAGTCACATGCTTTCACTCTTCTCTAGGGCATCTTTAGACACAATTACCAGAAATCCCTTCAAAGGTTAATACAACTGCTGGAATCCTCTGAACCCCTTCCTGTAAGAGGGTATCAGGTATTCAGAATTCCCTTAGTGCTTGGCAGGGATCCAGAACTGGCATTCCAGTGCCTGTTTACAGTATAGACAGTACAGTATTGTTGTCAGAAGGAACACACAACCCTTGCATGTGTGCAGCTAGCTTTGCCTAGGTATAGTTTGGCTTTGTCCCTCCTCAAACTgatcagtgctgctgcatttcaacTCTTGTGAGGAAATGCCTAATGAAGGATGGGAGTCAGTTCCTGGGCTCAGTTGCCTTCATTGCAGCTATTTCTCTGGGCAGTGTGTTTGTGCTGAAGTGGTGTGGCCTGTaatcctgccagcactgccctgggacacTGACTTAGCCTTGGTGCCACAATCTTCGACATGCCAATGAATTTACTGCTGTGGTATCTATGAGCAGAGTTGGTATTGCTGTGAAAAGGTGCTGAAAGAAGTAGCTCTTGGATTTTTATCAACTTCTGTAATATTTCTGTGCAGGTCATTTGAACCAATCCTTCGACTCCTTCCACAAGGAATCTCCCCAGTCAGCCAGCACTGGGCCACCTGGGCACTCTATAACCTGGTCTCTGTCTACCGTAAGTTCTCTTTTTGAAATCATATTCCCTGCACTGTAGAAGTTGAGGGAGTGGACCTGAGCTGTCAGCAGGAAAAGTCTTCTGAGATAAACGATGTATGTAGAGAAAACCTTTTTGAGTGATgcagcagtg is part of the Oenanthe melanoleuca isolate GR-GAL-2019-014 chromosome 17, OMel1.0, whole genome shotgun sequence genome and harbors:
- the ZER1 gene encoding protein zer-1 homolog; protein product: MASDSPESLMTLCTDYCLRNLEGTLCYLLDNETLRLHPDIFLPSEICDKLVNEYVELVKTDSIFEPHESFFTLFSDPRSTRLARIHLREHIVQDQDLEAIRKQDLIELYLTNCEKLTAKSLQTLVSFSHTLISLSLFGCCNIFYEEENPGGCEDDCLVNPTRQVLVKDFTFEGFSRLRILNLGRLIEGVNVETLLRPLASLAALDLSGIQLNDVGFLTQWKDSLVSLVLYNMDLSEEHIQVIAQLRKLRHLDISRDHLSSYYKFKLTRRVLNLFVENLVNLSSLDISGHTMLENCTIPSMEEKMGQTSIEPAKSSIAPFRGLKRPLQFLGLFETSLCRLTHIPAYKVSGDKNEEQVLNAIEAYTEHRPEITSRAINLLFDIARIERCSQLLRALQLVITALKCHKDDKNIQVTGSAALFYLTNSEYRMEQSVKLRRQVIQVVLNGMESYQEVTVQRNCCLTLCNFSIPEELEFQYRRVNELLLNILNQSRQDESIQRIAVHLCNALVCQVDNDHKEAVGKMGFVMTMLKLIQKKLADKTCDQVMEFSWSALWNITDETPDNCEMFLNYSGMKLFLECLKEFPEKQELHRNMLGLLGNVAEVKELRPQLMTSQFISVFSNLLESKADGIEVSYNACGVLSHIMFDGPEAWGICEPHREEVVKRMWAAIQSWDINSRRNINYRSFEPILRLLPQGISPVSQHWATWALYNLVSVYPDKYCPLLIKEGGIPLLKDMIKMASARQETKEMARKVIEHCSNFKEENMDTSR